From one Lactiplantibacillus paraplantarum genomic stretch:
- a CDS encoding RecQ family ATP-dependent DNA helicase has translation MSEDELYQLLKTKYGFNEFRPGQLTVIQKLLAGQDVLAVLSTGTGKSLIYQLVGAALPGLVVVVSPLISLMQDQVARLNYQGEKQVAALTSQLDYGARQRLLNHLAQIKFLFVSPEMLGQDVIQAALMQVPLALLVIDEAHCISTWGPDFRPDYRRLGHIRQQLGSPRTLMLTATATRQVRQDIVTQLAVPSAQQVLYSVNRPNIYLAVEQVNDEASKRATLQHLVTSTRGPAIVYFTSKRQTDLIAEWLRTTTTLRVAAYHAGLAADDRFKIQQQFMAGQLDVICATSAFGMGINKADIRLVIHYHLPTTLADYVQEIGRAGRDGHQAMAIMLYAPGDENLVRNLNELTAATPNEIQQDYARYQAKQPPVDDRSTVLQSYWQQGATPAMVATIFADRQVAKERELRALMVYVQTTTCHRAVMLAYFDESAVPHTAQCCQLAGEPLPLTALGLTAVRAVTTTPTISWEQRLAQLFLLNS, from the coding sequence ATGTCAGAGGATGAGTTATATCAGTTATTAAAAACAAAGTATGGCTTTAACGAATTTCGGCCTGGTCAATTAACGGTTATCCAGAAATTGTTAGCGGGCCAAGATGTTTTGGCCGTATTGTCAACGGGGACTGGCAAATCGCTGATTTATCAACTAGTCGGGGCTGCGTTGCCGGGACTTGTTGTGGTAGTGTCACCACTTATCTCGTTGATGCAAGATCAGGTGGCCCGTTTGAACTATCAGGGCGAAAAACAAGTCGCGGCCCTAACATCACAGTTAGACTATGGTGCTCGTCAGCGGTTACTGAATCATTTGGCACAAATAAAATTCTTATTTGTTTCACCAGAAATGTTAGGTCAAGATGTGATTCAAGCAGCACTGATGCAAGTGCCATTAGCACTGTTAGTCATCGATGAGGCGCACTGCATTTCAACTTGGGGCCCGGATTTTCGCCCGGATTATCGACGTCTCGGCCACATTCGCCAGCAATTAGGCTCACCGCGAACACTAATGTTAACCGCAACGGCAACACGGCAAGTCCGGCAAGATATTGTGACACAACTAGCTGTTCCTAGCGCGCAGCAAGTCTTATATTCGGTTAACCGTCCTAATATTTATTTGGCGGTTGAACAAGTTAACGATGAAGCTAGCAAACGGGCTACCTTACAACATTTAGTGACGAGCACTCGCGGGCCAGCAATCGTCTATTTTACTTCCAAACGGCAAACTGACTTAATTGCTGAATGGTTGCGGACAACGACAACCTTACGAGTGGCTGCTTATCATGCGGGCTTAGCGGCTGATGACCGCTTTAAAATCCAACAGCAATTCATGGCGGGGCAATTGGATGTTATCTGTGCAACGTCGGCGTTTGGGATGGGGATTAATAAAGCGGATATTCGCTTAGTGATTCACTATCATTTGCCAACGACTTTAGCTGATTATGTTCAGGAGATTGGTCGCGCGGGCCGGGATGGTCACCAGGCGATGGCCATCATGCTCTATGCACCAGGGGATGAGAATCTTGTGCGTAATCTGAACGAATTGACGGCTGCCACGCCTAACGAGATCCAGCAAGATTATGCACGTTATCAAGCGAAACAACCCCCGGTCGATGACCGTAGTACGGTCTTGCAATCGTACTGGCAGCAGGGGGCGACACCAGCGATGGTTGCAACGATTTTTGCTGATCGGCAAGTTGCGAAGGAACGTGAACTGCGGGCTTTGATGGTCTATGTGCAAACAACAACTTGTCATCGAGCTGTGATGTTAGCTTATTTTGATGAGTCCGCAGTTCCACATACGGCACAATGTTGTCAACTTGCTGGTGAACCACTGCCACTGACCGCATTAGGGTTGACGGCGGTCAGAGCAGTTACGACGACACCAACAATATCGTGGGAGCAACGCTTAGCTCAATTGTTTTTACTAAATTCTTAA
- a CDS encoding segregation and condensation protein A gives MVTNNQQPITIKISEFEGPLDLLLHLIRQNKMDIYDIPIAAITQQYLDYLHSMRALKLDIAGDYLVMAATLMTIKSRFLLPQPEPDDVDDGNDEEDPRDSLVAELLAYKVYQEAAGELRTKEQARHQHFTREAMLVPADLSAPKLTAGITLDDLQAAFRQLVAKRRRVRTLTKTVVAETINIDERMTQITTQLQQQPQGLDFAELFTVSASDEMLVTTFMAVLELTKQDQLALQQAAPLSPIHLYLRQDEQHDEH, from the coding sequence ATCGTGACAAACAATCAACAACCAATCACCATTAAAATTTCAGAATTTGAGGGACCTTTGGATTTGTTACTGCACCTTATTCGACAAAATAAGATGGATATTTATGATATTCCAATCGCGGCGATTACCCAACAGTATTTGGACTACTTGCATTCCATGCGAGCGTTGAAATTGGACATTGCTGGCGACTATTTGGTCATGGCGGCGACTTTGATGACGATCAAAAGTCGTTTCTTGTTACCACAGCCCGAACCAGATGATGTTGATGACGGCAATGACGAAGAGGATCCCCGTGATTCACTTGTTGCTGAATTATTAGCCTATAAAGTTTATCAAGAAGCTGCTGGCGAGTTACGGACTAAGGAACAGGCCCGGCACCAACATTTTACGCGCGAAGCGATGCTCGTGCCGGCCGATTTAAGTGCGCCCAAGCTTACCGCGGGGATCACGTTGGATGACTTGCAAGCGGCGTTTCGGCAACTGGTGGCTAAACGGCGACGGGTACGGACATTAACGAAAACGGTCGTAGCGGAAACGATTAACATTGATGAACGAATGACGCAAATTACCACACAGCTGCAGCAGCAACCACAGGGCTTAGACTTTGCTGAGCTGTTTACGGTCAGTGCTAGCGATGAAATGTTAGTGACAACCTTTATGGCTGTGTTAGAATTAACCAAGCAGGATCAGTTGGCCTTGCAACAAGCTGCGCCGCTGAGTCCGATTCATTTATATTTACGACAGGATGAACAGCATGACGAACATTGA
- a CDS encoding DUF441 domain-containing protein has product MESWLFLLAILVVAWLGKNQSLQIATVVVLLIKLIPNTSKLLTTIGQKGINWGVTVITVAILIPIATGQIGFRDLWHAFKSPVGWIAVACGVLVSVLSFHGVGLLSATPEITVALVFGTIMGVVLLKGIAAGPIIAAGITYCIIQVLHLSLQ; this is encoded by the coding sequence ATGGAAAGTTGGTTATTTTTATTAGCAATTTTAGTAGTGGCATGGTTGGGGAAAAATCAGTCCTTGCAAATTGCGACCGTTGTCGTGCTACTCATTAAGTTGATTCCTAATACAAGTAAATTATTGACGACGATTGGTCAAAAGGGAATCAATTGGGGCGTAACGGTAATCACCGTGGCGATTTTGATTCCGATTGCAACTGGTCAAATTGGGTTTCGCGACCTGTGGCATGCGTTTAAATCACCAGTTGGCTGGATTGCAGTCGCATGTGGGGTCCTTGTCTCAGTGCTCTCTTTTCATGGTGTCGGACTGTTGTCAGCGACACCGGAAATTACCGTAGCATTAGTATTTGGCACTATCATGGGTGTCGTTTTGCTCAAAGGGATTGCTGCGGGACCGATTATTGCGGCCGGCATTACTTATTGCATTATTCAAGTCTTACATTTAAGTTTACAGTAA
- the scpB gene encoding SMC-Scp complex subunit ScpB: MTNIEQIEGLLFVAGDEGITVAEIEHATGFAKPAITTMLTQLATKYQQDADSALMILSTANTYRLATKSEVASVLKRYFEAPLTTSLSQASLEVLAIIAYRQPLTRIEIDEIRGVHSGSTIQKLVLRQLVTETGRLNEPGRPILYGTTELFLDYFGLKSLDDLPTIDLAALSDAEHPAPETDLFLNAFQDKLQAEREDK, translated from the coding sequence ATGACGAACATTGAACAAATTGAAGGATTATTATTTGTGGCGGGTGATGAAGGCATCACAGTTGCTGAGATTGAGCACGCCACGGGATTTGCCAAACCGGCGATTACGACGATGCTGACACAACTGGCTACGAAGTATCAGCAAGACGCAGACAGTGCGTTAATGATCTTATCGACGGCGAATACTTACCGATTAGCGACCAAGTCTGAGGTGGCCTCAGTATTAAAACGGTACTTTGAGGCTCCCTTAACGACCAGTCTGTCACAAGCTTCGTTGGAAGTGTTAGCCATTATTGCGTATCGGCAGCCATTGACGCGAATTGAGATTGATGAGATTCGCGGTGTGCATAGTGGCTCAACGATTCAAAAACTCGTTTTGCGGCAGTTGGTGACTGAGACGGGGCGCTTGAATGAACCGGGACGACCAATCCTATATGGCACAACGGAGCTATTTTTGGATTACTTTGGGCTAAAATCTTTGGATGATTTACCAACGATTGATTTGGCCGCGTTAAGTGACGCTGAACATCCGGCGCCGGAGACGGACCTCTTTTTAAATGCATTTCAAGATAAATTACAAGCAGAACGTGAGGATAAATAA
- a CDS encoding Gx transporter family protein encodes MQHTTLHRLVGIALLGAIAYILMLVEFPILPIAPWMKIDFSDIPILIGLFLFGVGGAFVITIIKLLLHSAMMGFAIYDLIGSLASFLGTAVLILAFALVLRYYRGNPKWRMPVAIAVATIGLVVIESLANLTFVLPFYLQVMGMKLSMSLNTVVLVAVIPFNLIKGLLVGNVFWLVYQRLAKWLGNHNQLMSRI; translated from the coding sequence ATGCAACATACAACGTTACACCGACTAGTGGGCATAGCCTTACTCGGTGCCATTGCGTATATTTTAATGTTAGTGGAGTTTCCGATTTTACCGATTGCGCCATGGATGAAGATTGATTTTTCGGATATTCCGATTCTAATTGGTCTGTTTCTTTTTGGTGTGGGGGGTGCGTTCGTCATCACCATTATCAAGTTGCTGCTTCATTCAGCGATGATGGGGTTTGCCATCTATGATTTAATCGGTTCCCTAGCTAGTTTTCTGGGAACGGCAGTGCTGATCTTAGCCTTTGCGCTAGTGCTGCGTTATTATCGTGGTAATCCTAAGTGGCGAATGCCCGTGGCAATTGCGGTGGCGACAATTGGTCTAGTGGTCATTGAATCGTTAGCCAACTTGACGTTCGTCTTGCCATTCTACTTGCAGGTGATGGGGATGAAGCTCAGCATGTCGTTGAATACGGTTGTGCTAGTGGCTGTGATTCCGTTCAATCTAATCAAGGGACTGTTAGTCGGTAACGTCTTCTGGCTGGTCTATCAACGGCTAGCTAAATGGTTAGGCAACCATAATCAACTTATGAGCCGAATTTAA
- the xerD gene encoding site-specific tyrosine recombinase XerD, whose translation MQDQLADYLHFLRVERGLVENTIKSYAQDLTTFSEYLMSQQITDYRVVDRYVLLNYLQYLDEAGKSRNTIIHSVSSLRKFFQYLAQMHAIDTDPMLKIDTPKRAQHLPQVLSPREVERLLAVPKLNTPLGLRDRTLLEVMYATGLRVSETINLTMDDLHLDLGLIQTIGKGDKERIIPIGDVAIDFITRYLKTARPKLVSAKRRNTYLFINNHGGKLSRQGVWKNLKAEVKAAGIEKNVTPHTLRHSFATHILENGADLRVVQELLGHADISTTQIYTHISKKRLAEVYNKYHPRA comes from the coding sequence ATGCAGGACCAGCTTGCTGATTACCTGCATTTTTTGCGTGTTGAACGGGGACTGGTCGAGAATACGATCAAGAGTTACGCTCAGGATCTAACCACGTTCAGCGAGTACTTAATGAGTCAGCAGATCACGGACTATCGTGTGGTTGATCGGTACGTCCTCTTGAATTATTTGCAGTATTTAGATGAAGCGGGCAAGTCGCGCAATACGATTATTCATAGTGTTTCAAGTCTACGCAAATTTTTTCAATATTTAGCGCAGATGCACGCCATCGATACGGATCCCATGTTAAAGATCGATACGCCTAAGCGGGCCCAACATTTGCCGCAAGTACTATCACCACGGGAAGTCGAACGCTTACTGGCTGTTCCTAAGCTGAATACACCGTTGGGATTGCGCGACCGGACTTTATTGGAGGTCATGTATGCGACGGGGCTACGGGTCAGCGAAACAATCAATTTAACTATGGATGACTTGCACTTGGACTTGGGACTGATTCAAACGATTGGGAAGGGCGATAAGGAACGGATTATTCCCATTGGGGATGTGGCGATTGATTTTATTACTCGGTATTTGAAGACGGCGCGGCCTAAGCTTGTGTCGGCCAAACGTCGGAATACGTACTTATTCATTAACAATCATGGTGGTAAGCTAAGCCGACAGGGCGTCTGGAAAAATCTGAAGGCGGAAGTTAAAGCAGCCGGAATTGAAAAAAATGTTACGCCACATACGTTACGACATTCGTTTGCTACGCATATTTTGGAAAATGGTGCGGATTTGCGAGTTGTCCAAGAATTATTGGGACACGCCGATATTTCAACGACCCAAATTTATACGCATATTTCAAAAAAACGCTTAGCTGAGGTTTATAATAAGTACCATCCACGGGCCTAG
- a CDS encoding pseudouridine synthase, which translates to MAERLQKVMAEAGIASRRKSEVLITSGHVKVNGTTVTTLGVKVEPSDRVEVDGVPLNAEKLVYYLFYKPRGVVTTVHDEKGRKTVLDFFEDVSERIYPVGRLDYDTSGLLIMTNDGALANRLTHPKYEVKKTYLAKVEGVPTNADLKQLRLGVEIDGRKTAPAKSNLLDSDHKKNNALVQLTIHEGHNHQVKKMLAAVGHPVTKLKRERYGVLDLQSLQPGEYRKLKPIEISKLKGER; encoded by the coding sequence ATGGCAGAACGATTACAAAAAGTGATGGCGGAAGCAGGAATTGCTTCGCGGCGTAAGTCAGAAGTGTTGATTACGTCTGGCCATGTTAAGGTTAATGGGACGACTGTCACCACGCTTGGTGTCAAAGTTGAACCTAGTGACCGTGTCGAAGTAGATGGCGTGCCGTTGAATGCGGAAAAACTCGTGTATTATTTATTTTATAAGCCACGGGGGGTCGTGACGACGGTTCATGATGAAAAAGGCCGTAAGACGGTGCTGGACTTTTTTGAAGATGTGTCTGAACGAATCTACCCAGTGGGGCGGTTAGACTATGATACATCAGGTTTATTGATCATGACTAATGACGGCGCCTTAGCAAATCGGTTAACTCATCCAAAGTACGAAGTCAAGAAGACTTATTTGGCTAAAGTCGAAGGGGTGCCAACGAATGCTGATCTCAAGCAATTACGCTTAGGGGTTGAAATCGATGGCCGTAAAACGGCACCGGCCAAGTCGAATCTGTTAGATAGTGATCATAAGAAAAATAATGCGCTAGTCCAATTAACAATTCACGAAGGCCATAACCACCAAGTAAAGAAAATGTTAGCGGCGGTTGGTCATCCAGTGACTAAGTTAAAGCGTGAACGTTATGGGGTCCTCGACTTGCAGAGTTTACAACCTGGGGAGTACCGAAAATTGAAGCCAATTGAAATTAGTAAGTTAAAAGGTGAACGATAG
- a CDS encoding helix-turn-helix domain-containing protein, with translation MFTDYVLLLFSPTPRRAKGLFNVLRGRRTVSTLFAGLTAGCLELLDSWHGVPLEDFMAATAVLEENGQLVSTATGCWQLTPAGEQRQAKLRQTLYLPQAFQAFQTTDVRRFMAISQLALQVVSELVHHDRHYYPVTTDPGIQAQVKRWLRQQPKSELGGQVHAALTAFLTSLSVPDLPTVFVQGLTGYQEPGLTNEQLAEQLGRQPLETGLMRTDAICQWINWLQQHQTTDPLWNLLAPLKQSSAISKSAWQTYQAFVKTNQLATIAQTRRLKLSTVREHLLEVAIWLPQFPFESVLSSTLMQQLTTIFVNRPDIANWSFQDAQVAMPTLDFFEFRLFQIMRCHHVRG, from the coding sequence GTGTTTACAGACTACGTTCTATTGTTATTCAGTCCGACACCGCGACGGGCAAAGGGGTTGTTCAATGTGTTGCGTGGTCGCCGCACGGTCTCAACACTTTTTGCCGGGTTGACAGCAGGGTGTTTAGAACTACTTGACAGCTGGCACGGTGTCCCCTTAGAAGACTTCATGGCAGCGACTGCTGTCCTAGAAGAAAATGGGCAATTAGTCAGTACGGCAACGGGATGTTGGCAATTAACGCCGGCTGGTGAGCAGCGCCAAGCAAAATTGCGACAAACGTTATACTTACCTCAAGCTTTCCAGGCGTTTCAAACGACGGACGTTCGTCGCTTTATGGCTATTAGTCAGCTAGCACTGCAAGTAGTTTCTGAATTAGTTCATCATGATCGTCATTACTATCCGGTGACGACTGATCCGGGCATCCAAGCACAGGTCAAGCGCTGGTTACGACAACAACCGAAGTCGGAGCTTGGTGGCCAAGTTCATGCAGCGCTGACGGCTTTCTTAACGAGCCTGTCGGTACCAGATTTGCCGACAGTGTTTGTCCAAGGCTTAACGGGTTATCAAGAACCAGGCCTTACTAATGAACAATTAGCCGAACAATTAGGCCGTCAGCCGCTCGAAACCGGCTTGATGCGGACGGATGCTATTTGTCAATGGATCAATTGGCTGCAACAACATCAAACAACCGATCCATTGTGGAATCTATTGGCACCTTTAAAGCAATCTAGCGCGATCAGTAAAAGTGCCTGGCAGACGTATCAAGCTTTTGTCAAGACTAACCAACTGGCAACAATTGCACAGACGAGGCGCTTGAAATTAAGTACGGTTCGGGAGCACTTGCTAGAAGTTGCAATCTGGTTACCCCAGTTTCCGTTTGAGTCGGTGCTAAGTAGCACTTTGATGCAGCAGTTGACCACTATTTTTGTCAATCGCCCCGATATTGCGAACTGGTCGTTTCAAGATGCACAAGTTGCAATGCCTACCTTAGATTTTTTTGAGTTCCGGCTATTTCAAATTATGAGGTGTCACCATGTCAGAGGATGA
- a CDS encoding CvfB family protein, translating into MDSIIGTVVTAKVTDENDEAYFVQVDGQTLWVDKMEPEQPLHIGGLYEGFVYENEDHHLQMTRLVPEISFDHFVWGTVVRTRHDLGVFVDVGLPNKDLVVSLDELPTISRLWPKKDDRLYVKLARDNKQRLWATLAELTDFEAIAKPYDREQVKNTDTMATVFRLKMAGTSVITDDNHLGFVHPSEREQEPRMGQHVKARVIGHLRDGELNLSLKPRGYEEIGDDAQMLLAALQHQADHALPFWDKSDPDDIRNYFGISKSQFKRAVGNLLKQRLISQQPGEIKLVKIADEQADD; encoded by the coding sequence ATGGATAGTATTATTGGAACGGTGGTTACAGCGAAGGTAACCGATGAAAATGATGAAGCATACTTCGTACAAGTAGACGGTCAAACGTTATGGGTCGATAAAATGGAACCAGAGCAGCCATTACACATTGGTGGACTATATGAAGGCTTTGTCTACGAGAATGAAGATCACCATTTACAAATGACACGCTTGGTTCCAGAGATTTCGTTCGATCACTTTGTGTGGGGCACAGTTGTCCGGACGCGTCATGATCTCGGTGTCTTTGTCGATGTTGGGCTACCAAACAAAGACTTGGTGGTGTCACTGGACGAGTTGCCGACCATTAGTCGGTTATGGCCAAAGAAAGATGATCGCTTATACGTTAAATTAGCCCGAGATAATAAACAACGCTTATGGGCTACTTTAGCGGAGTTGACAGATTTTGAAGCTATTGCCAAGCCGTATGATCGAGAACAAGTCAAAAACACTGATACGATGGCCACTGTTTTTCGACTGAAGATGGCGGGAACTTCGGTGATTACTGATGATAATCATCTAGGCTTCGTTCATCCATCAGAGCGTGAACAGGAACCGCGCATGGGGCAACACGTCAAAGCGCGGGTGATTGGTCATTTGCGGGATGGCGAACTGAATTTATCGTTGAAACCGCGGGGCTATGAAGAAATTGGTGACGATGCCCAGATGTTACTAGCAGCCTTGCAACACCAAGCCGACCACGCACTGCCCTTTTGGGACAAGAGCGATCCCGATGATATTCGTAATTATTTCGGTATCAGCAAGTCACAATTTAAGCGTGCCGTGGGTAACTTGTTGAAGCAACGCTTGATTAGCCAACAACCAGGTGAAATCAAGCTCGTCAAGATTGCTGATGAGCAAGCCGACGATTGA